A stretch of DNA from Mucilaginibacter daejeonensis:
TTTAACAACATCTAAAATGCTATGAAAGATCAACAGAATACCCAGATCACACACCCGTTATGGCAAGCCATTGGTATCGGGGTGATAGCCGGTTCGCGCTCCATGACCGGGCCAGCACTGGCCGCACACATTTTACGCCGACACGATACTCATGAGCTGGATGGCTCAGCCTTACGCTTCTTGCGTTCAGGCACGGCCGAAACTGCTTTTAAATTGATGGCCCTGGCCGAGTTCGTGGGCGATAAAATGCCCACCGCGCCGGACCGAATAGGCCTACCCGGACTGATCGGCCGTTTTGCTACCGGCGCTTTGGCTGGTGCGGCCATGTTCAAAGCCGGTAAACGGAACACTTACCTGGGCGCAATGATCGGCGGCGGCGCTGCCATATTATCCACCTACGGTACCTTTTACCTACGCAAGTCCACGGTGAAAAGCAGCAAGCTTATCGATCCGGTGATCGGTGCGTTGGAGGATGCCCTGGTGCTTAGCGCAGGAGCCGGATTGGCTAAAGCGGCGTAATGGCCGACTCAGGGATGGCCTGCGGGAACTTGTCGTTGATATCGGTACGGATCTTAGGCAGGCTACCCGGATAGTTTTGCTGGATGAAGGTGATCATATTTTCGCGCACGTAACAACGCAGGTCAAAAGCATCTGATGAGTTACGTGCGCTTACCAGCATCCGTATCTCCATGGTACGTTCTTTAGCGTCGGTCACCTGCAGGGCTTTCACCTTGCCATCGCATAATTTAGTGTTCAGCATCAGGCGGTCAAATTCGGCACGCAACGGGGCGAGCGGTATGGTATAGTCCATATATAAGAATACTGAGCCAATGATATCGGCCGATATGCGGGTCCAGTTCTGGAATGGCTTGGTGATGAAGTAATTGATGGGTAAGATCAGGCGGCGCTGATCCCATATACGCAGCACCACGTAGGTCAGTGTGATGTCTTCTACACGGCCCCATTCGCCCTCTACCACCAGCACGTCATCTATCCTGATCGGCTGTGTAAAGGCCAGCTGCATGCCTGCCAAAAGGTTGCCTAATGAGTTCTGTGCGGCAAAACCAATGATAATACCGCCTATACCCACACCGGTCAATAGACCGGCACCTAACTTGCGGAAACTCTCGAAACTCAACAATACCAAGGCAATGGTGACGAACACAATGATAGCCACCAGCAGCTTGCGCAAGAACTTGAGTTGCGTGCGTATCTTACGTTCCTTCAAGTTGTCTGACTTGTTGAGGTCGTAAAAGTGGTACACATAATCTTCAAGCACCCGTATGGCCCTGATCAGCAGTATGGCAAAAACGATGATAAGCAGGATGCTGGTCACGCGGTCGAGCAGGGCATAGTAAGTTTTATACATCCGCATAAGCGGCATCATGGCTTTGAGCACCACCAGAGGGATAAAATAAGTGACCGGCGTACTCAGGTGAGTGATGAAGGAGCGGAAGAAAGAGTAATCGTTCTGCTTGTTAGCATATATCCGCAGCAACCTTGAAGTAACGAATTTGAGAATAAGCCCGATGATCAGGGCGGTGATAGCGATGCACAGGTTCCAAATGAACGAGGGCATGTGCTGTGAATAATCTAAAAGATCAGGCGGGAGCTTGGCTTGTATCTGCATCATGAATAGACGGGATATGAGTTAGATACCTGTAAAAGGTGGTTATAGCTGTTTTGTTTGACAAAATGCGGATAACGTGCTCCCCAGCCACAATAATGCGGCCGGCAACAAGTTATATATCGGTAGCAAATGCATTAAAAAAGCTGCAAAAATGACCAATGTCATTTTTAGGTAATTGCTTACCTAATTTTATTGATAACCGGAAGCTGATCACTATATTTGTATAGTTAGCTAAAAGACAACAAGCGGTACCCAACGGTATCTGACTATATACTTGTTCAAAGAGACTTCTTAAGAGTAGAGGTGATTGTTTTAGAGTGATTGAAGCGGGCCGGGATAATTATTCCGGCCTGTTTTTTTGACCAGAGTAGACGAGAGGAGTGGCTGCTAATATTAATTTAGCATTCATTGTTTTTTAAAATAAGTATACCTATATTTGCACCTCAAATTTTTAAACAATTAAATTATTTACGAACAATGTACGCAATAGTAGATATAGCCGGACAGCAATTTAAAGTTGCAAAAGACCAGCAGATCTTTGTACACCGCTTGCAAGGAGATGAAGGCGCTAGTATTGAATTTGACAAAGTATTGTTAGCTGAGAACGAAGGTAAATTTTCGTTAGGCAGTGCCTTGAGCAGTGCTAAAGTATCAGCTACGATCCTGTCTCATGTAAAAGGTGACAAAGTGTTGGTCTTCAAAAAGAAACGCAGAAAAGGTTACAAAAAGAAGAACGGTCACCGTCAGCAATTCACTAAGATCGCTATCACAGGCATCACTTTATAATTTGAAGGTTTAATTGGATCGGCTCAATACCGTCCGTATAATAATATTTAAGAAATGGCTCACAAAAAAGGTGCGGGTAGTTCGAAGAACGGCCGCGAATCGCATAGCAAACGCTTAGGTATCAAGATCTTTGGTGGTCAGCCTGC
This window harbors:
- a CDS encoding DUF4126 family protein; this encodes MKDQQNTQITHPLWQAIGIGVIAGSRSMTGPALAAHILRRHDTHELDGSALRFLRSGTAETAFKLMALAEFVGDKMPTAPDRIGLPGLIGRFATGALAGAAMFKAGKRNTYLGAMIGGGAAILSTYGTFYLRKSTVKSSKLIDPVIGALEDALVLSAGAGLAKAA
- a CDS encoding mechanosensitive ion channel family protein, with product MMQIQAKLPPDLLDYSQHMPSFIWNLCIAITALIIGLILKFVTSRLLRIYANKQNDYSFFRSFITHLSTPVTYFIPLVVLKAMMPLMRMYKTYYALLDRVTSILLIIVFAILLIRAIRVLEDYVYHFYDLNKSDNLKERKIRTQLKFLRKLLVAIIVFVTIALVLLSFESFRKLGAGLLTGVGIGGIIIGFAAQNSLGNLLAGMQLAFTQPIRIDDVLVVEGEWGRVEDITLTYVVLRIWDQRRLILPINYFITKPFQNWTRISADIIGSVFLYMDYTIPLAPLRAEFDRLMLNTKLCDGKVKALQVTDAKERTMEIRMLVSARNSSDAFDLRCYVRENMITFIQQNYPGSLPKIRTDINDKFPQAIPESAITPL
- the rplU gene encoding 50S ribosomal protein L21 translates to MYAIVDIAGQQFKVAKDQQIFVHRLQGDEGASIEFDKVLLAENEGKFSLGSALSSAKVSATILSHVKGDKVLVFKKKRRKGYKKKNGHRQQFTKIAITGITL